In the genome of Enterococcus hirae ATCC 9790, one region contains:
- a CDS encoding glutamate-5-semialdehyde dehydrogenase → MTDLNQLGKNAKQSAQTLALMSTEQKNDLLKQMALMLKKNQGAILEANQKDLEQATENQMSETMLDRLRLTPERIHDMAEEISKIASLEDPIGKVEQMWKNADGLLIGKKRVPLGVIGIIYESRPNVTTDAASLAFKSGNAVILRGGKEAFFSNQLLVKLLQQTLTDAGLSPYAVQFVDDTSHETAAELMKLTEYLDVLIPRGGANLIRRVKEQATVPIIETGTGNNHIYIDKDAQLTMATNIIVNAKASRPSVCNAAETLLIHSEIAPFFLPVIEKALVDHGVSLRADTRAMEYLETATLAEKADWDTEYLDYILAVKVVDSLDEAIDHINRHNTKHSEAIVTDSYQASQRFLNEVDAAAVYVNASTRFTDGAVFGFGAEIGISTQKLHARGPMGLNELTSTKYIIYGEGQIR, encoded by the coding sequence ATGACTGATTTAAATCAACTTGGAAAAAATGCAAAACAAAGCGCCCAAACTCTTGCTTTGATGAGTACAGAACAGAAAAATGACCTTCTCAAACAGATGGCATTGATGCTCAAAAAAAATCAAGGAGCGATACTTGAAGCCAATCAGAAAGATTTAGAGCAAGCAACCGAAAATCAGATGAGCGAAACGATGCTTGACCGCTTACGCTTAACGCCTGAGCGTATCCATGATATGGCTGAAGAAATCAGTAAAATCGCTTCATTAGAGGATCCAATTGGAAAAGTAGAACAAATGTGGAAGAATGCTGATGGGTTACTGATTGGAAAAAAACGTGTCCCACTTGGTGTCATCGGAATCATTTATGAATCTAGACCGAATGTGACGACTGATGCAGCCAGCTTGGCTTTTAAATCAGGAAATGCCGTTATTCTTAGAGGCGGAAAGGAAGCTTTCTTTTCCAATCAATTATTAGTGAAGCTTCTGCAACAAACGTTAACTGATGCTGGCCTGTCTCCTTACGCTGTTCAATTTGTGGACGATACATCTCATGAAACGGCTGCTGAATTAATGAAATTAACAGAGTACTTAGATGTGTTGATTCCTCGAGGCGGCGCAAATTTGATCAGAAGAGTGAAGGAACAAGCCACAGTCCCAATCATTGAGACTGGCACTGGTAACAATCATATTTATATCGATAAAGATGCTCAGTTGACCATGGCAACGAATATCATCGTCAATGCAAAAGCTTCTCGTCCATCTGTTTGTAATGCTGCAGAAACATTGTTGATCCATTCAGAGATCGCCCCTTTCTTTTTACCTGTTATTGAAAAAGCATTAGTAGATCATGGGGTTTCTCTACGTGCAGATACGCGTGCCATGGAATATTTAGAAACTGCAACCCTTGCAGAAAAAGCTGATTGGGATACGGAATATCTAGACTATATTCTGGCTGTGAAAGTCGTTGATTCTTTAGATGAAGCGATCGACCATATCAATCGCCATAATACAAAACATTCTGAAGCCATCGTTACGGATAGTTACCAAGCAAGCCAACGTTTCTTGAACGAAGTGGACGCCGCTGCGGTTTATGTGAATGCCTCAACTCGTTTTACTGACGGAGCTGTTTTTGGTTTTGGTGCTGAAATCGGTATTTCTACTCAGAAATTACATGCTCGAGGTCCGATGGGATTGAATGAACTGACCTCTACGAAATATATCATTTACGGCGAAGGTCAAATCCGCTAA
- the proB gene encoding glutamate 5-kinase, with the protein MRKEVTKAKRIVIKVGTSTLIYPNGNINLAAIDQLAFVLSDLRNQGKEVVLVSSGAVGVGMHKMNQATRPTTIPEQQAIAAIGQAELMNIYNQRFSVYNQQTAQILVTRDVIDFPQSRVNVINTLEQLLAMGTIPIVNENDTVAVDELEHTTKFGDNDQLSAIVTKLITADLLIVLSDIDGFYSADPSKNPDAKMYQTVSVIDECLMAQAGGAGSTFGTGGMSSKLQAALRIFEANSTMILANGKNPTIIFDLLAGKELGTLFKEEHV; encoded by the coding sequence ATGCGAAAAGAAGTTACAAAAGCCAAACGAATTGTTATTAAAGTGGGAACGAGTACTTTAATCTATCCCAATGGAAACATCAACCTCGCTGCGATTGATCAGCTTGCCTTTGTCTTGTCTGATCTTCGGAATCAAGGGAAAGAAGTCGTATTAGTTTCATCCGGCGCTGTTGGTGTCGGGATGCACAAAATGAATCAAGCTACACGCCCCACAACGATCCCGGAACAACAAGCAATTGCTGCGATCGGACAGGCAGAATTGATGAACATTTATAATCAACGTTTCAGTGTTTACAATCAGCAAACAGCTCAGATCCTCGTTACTCGGGATGTGATCGATTTTCCTCAAAGTCGAGTCAATGTGATCAACACACTTGAACAGTTATTAGCAATGGGAACCATCCCGATCGTTAATGAAAATGATACTGTAGCAGTCGATGAACTTGAACATACAACGAAATTTGGTGATAATGATCAACTATCTGCGATCGTTACAAAATTGATCACAGCAGATTTATTAATTGTTTTATCTGATATTGACGGATTTTATTCCGCCGATCCTTCAAAAAATCCAGACGCAAAGATGTATCAAACCGTTTCGGTCATTGACGAGTGTTTAATGGCACAAGCGGGTGGTGCTGGCAGCACCTTTGGAACAGGAGGAATGTCTAGTAAGTTACAAGCAGCATTACGTATTTTTGAAGCCAACAGTACAATGATCCTGGCAAACGGAAAAAATCCTACCATTATCTTCGATCTTTTAGCCGGTAAAGAACTTGGAACCTTATTTAAGGAGGAACACGTATGA
- a CDS encoding dUTP diphosphatase: MRKRGFEVISTYAQQKIQLPQRATHHAAGYDFEAAEDIVIPSIWKAGLKQGITALSEVLKNEETTVDEKKLKPVLVPTGIKAYMGEDEFLQLANRSSNPLKRFLVLSNGVGVIDSDYYNNDANEGHIMFQFTNFGLKDVVIKKGERIGQGIFLPFLKADQDQTEQARKGGFGSSDV, translated from the coding sequence GTGAGAAAAAGAGGATTTGAAGTTATTTCAACATATGCACAACAAAAGATACAATTACCTCAACGAGCAACTCATCATGCTGCTGGATATGATTTTGAGGCGGCAGAAGATATTGTTATTCCAAGTATTTGGAAAGCTGGATTAAAACAAGGGATAACAGCTCTTTCAGAGGTATTGAAAAATGAAGAAACAACAGTCGACGAGAAAAAATTAAAACCAGTTCTTGTTCCAACTGGGATCAAAGCCTATATGGGAGAAGATGAATTTTTACAGTTAGCCAATCGTTCAAGTAATCCGTTGAAGCGTTTTTTAGTTTTAAGTAATGGAGTAGGTGTCATTGATAGTGATTACTATAATAATGATGCAAATGAAGGGCATATCATGTTCCAATTTACTAATTTTGGTTTGAAGGATGTTGTCATCAAAAAAGGTGAGCGAATTGGACAAGGAATTTTCTTGCCATTCTTAAAAGCAGATCAAGACCAAACAGAACAGGCTCGTAAAGGTGGCTTTGGTTCATCAGATGTATAA
- the radA gene encoding DNA repair protein RadA — MAKKAKVQFVCQNCGYVSPKFLGRCPNCGKWNTMVEEIEQDTTDRRTRTSLTGEKAKPTKIAEVIPKKEPRVKTKLDELNRVLGGGVVPGSMILIGGDPGIGKSTLLLQVSQQLADIGGKVLYVSGEESAEQIKLRAERLGSINTEFYLYAETDMNEISRAIEQISPDYVIIDSIQTMTQPDITSVAGSVSQVRETTAELLKIAKTNGIAIFIVGHVTKEGSIAGPRMLEHMVDTVLYFEGEQHHSFRILRAVKNRFGSTNEIGIFEMHEHGLEEVANPSQIFLEERLEGATGSAIVVAMEGTRPILVEIQALVTPTMYGNAKRTTTGLDFNRVSLIMAVLEKRAGLLLQNQDAYLKAAGGVKLNEPAIDLAIAVSIASSYKEKGTQPTECFIGEIGLTGEIRRVSHIEQRVKEVQKLGFTKVYLPKNNLGGWNPPTGIEVVGVATLAETLKRVFR, encoded by the coding sequence ATGGCAAAAAAAGCGAAAGTCCAGTTTGTTTGCCAAAATTGTGGCTATGTTTCGCCTAAATTCTTAGGGCGTTGCCCAAATTGCGGGAAATGGAACACGATGGTCGAGGAAATCGAGCAAGATACGACTGACCGTAGAACACGAACAAGTTTGACTGGAGAAAAAGCCAAACCAACGAAAATTGCAGAAGTGATTCCTAAAAAGGAACCACGAGTCAAAACAAAATTAGATGAATTGAATCGAGTTTTGGGCGGGGGCGTCGTTCCGGGGTCAATGATTTTGATTGGTGGCGATCCAGGCATCGGTAAATCCACATTACTTTTACAAGTATCCCAACAATTAGCTGATATCGGCGGGAAAGTATTATATGTTTCTGGAGAAGAAAGTGCAGAACAAATTAAATTACGTGCCGAGCGTTTGGGTTCAATAAATACAGAATTTTACTTATATGCTGAAACTGATATGAATGAAATTAGCCGTGCCATCGAACAGATTTCACCAGATTATGTGATCATTGATTCGATTCAAACGATGACACAACCTGATATTACGAGTGTAGCAGGGAGTGTCAGTCAAGTGAGAGAAACGACTGCTGAGTTGTTGAAAATAGCGAAAACAAATGGGATTGCGATTTTTATCGTAGGACATGTAACGAAAGAAGGATCGATTGCGGGTCCACGTATGCTTGAACATATGGTTGATACTGTTTTGTATTTTGAAGGAGAACAGCATCATAGTTTTCGTATTTTGAGAGCAGTAAAGAATCGATTTGGTTCAACAAATGAAATTGGTATATTTGAAATGCATGAACATGGATTAGAAGAAGTTGCGAATCCTTCCCAAATCTTTTTGGAAGAACGATTAGAAGGAGCAACAGGCTCAGCGATTGTTGTGGCGATGGAAGGTACCCGCCCAATTTTAGTGGAAATCCAAGCACTGGTAACACCAACAATGTATGGAAATGCTAAACGAACCACTACTGGCTTAGATTTTAACCGAGTATCATTGATCATGGCAGTTCTCGAAAAACGAGCAGGCTTACTGTTGCAGAATCAAGATGCTTACTTAAAAGCAGCAGGTGGGGTAAAATTAAATGAACCAGCCATTGATTTAGCGATTGCTGTGAGTATTGCTTCCAGTTACAAAGAAAAAGGGACACAACCGACAGAATGTTTTATTGGCGAAATCGGGTTGACGGGCGAAATTCGCCGTGTCAGTCATATTGAACAGCGTGTCAAAGAAGTACAAAAGCTGGGTTTCACAAAAGTTTATTTGCCAAAGAACAATCTAGGAGGGTGGAATCCTCCGACTGGCATTGAAGTCGTAGGTGTCGCTACCTTGGCGGAAACGTTAAAACGTGTCTTTCGTTAA
- a CDS encoding PIN/TRAM domain-containing protein, with translation MQKRVITLLMIIVGASLGISFLPMAWQTIGQQTNGWLNNTFTNSLLGALIFFLLSLLLAKHISAVIKQIEGKLSEVSLTYLLFGAIGGIIGLTLGVIISTPLYNLKIPFVNSVLPILLMVILGYLGFRMGTTRIDEWKKIFGSRNKKVEQETPSQVESQILERKLGENFHKYKILDTSVIIDGRIYDITKTGFLEGTLMIPNFVLYELQYIADSGDSLKRVRGRRGLDILNALQKEEGISVEMYDGDFEDITEVDSKLIKLAKILDGVIVTNDYNLNKVSEFQNVPVLNINALANAVKPVVIPGENMNVLVVKAGTERQQGVAYLDDGTMVVVEDGQHYMNEHIEVVVTSALQTAAGRMIFAKPAHAGRGIDNKDNKKETEKSKHA, from the coding sequence ATGCAAAAACGTGTCATCACCTTGCTGATGATTATTGTCGGTGCCAGCTTAGGTATTTCTTTTTTACCAATGGCTTGGCAGACAATTGGTCAGCAAACAAATGGATGGCTGAATAATACATTTACCAATAGCCTGTTAGGTGCACTTATTTTCTTTTTATTGTCTTTGCTATTGGCAAAACATATCTCAGCTGTTATCAAGCAAATTGAGGGAAAATTAAGTGAGGTTAGTTTAACTTACCTATTGTTTGGTGCAATTGGTGGGATTATCGGGCTAACTTTAGGTGTAATTATTTCAACGCCACTATATAATTTGAAAATTCCGTTTGTAAATAGTGTTCTTCCCATCTTATTAATGGTTATTTTAGGCTATTTAGGATTCAGGATGGGAACCACTCGAATCGATGAATGGAAAAAAATCTTTGGTTCAAGAAACAAGAAAGTGGAACAAGAAACACCTAGTCAAGTGGAGAGCCAAATACTGGAACGGAAATTAGGCGAGAACTTTCATAAATACAAGATCTTAGATACTAGCGTGATCATTGATGGACGAATCTATGACATCACCAAAACTGGTTTTTTAGAAGGCACACTGATGATTCCGAATTTTGTGCTTTATGAATTACAGTATATTGCTGATTCTGGCGATAGCCTAAAACGTGTTCGCGGACGCCGCGGGCTGGATATCCTCAATGCTTTGCAAAAAGAAGAAGGAATCTCTGTTGAAATGTATGACGGTGATTTTGAAGATATCACTGAAGTGGACAGCAAATTGATCAAATTAGCGAAAATTTTAGATGGTGTCATCGTGACAAATGATTATAACTTAAATAAAGTCTCAGAGTTTCAAAATGTACCAGTGTTGAATATCAATGCTTTAGCGAATGCAGTAAAACCGGTAGTTATTCCAGGTGAAAACATGAATGTTTTAGTCGTAAAAGCAGGAACAGAACGTCAACAAGGGGTTGCTTATCTCGATGATGGCACCATGGTGGTCGTGGAAGATGGACAGCATTATATGAACGAACATATCGAAGTGGTTGTTACAAGTGCCTTACAAACAGCTGCCGGGCGGATGATTTTTGCAAAACCAGCCCATGCAGGTCGTGGGATCGATAATAAAGACAATAAAAAAGAAACTGAAAAAAGTAAACATGCTTAA
- the gltX gene encoding glutamate--tRNA ligase gives MTKVRVRYAPSPTGHLHIGNARTALFNYLFARHNDGDFIIRIEDTDQKRNIEDGEKSQLENLAWLGIDWDESPENPGEYGPYRQSERKEIYQPLIDQLLASNRAYKCYCTEEELEATREEQRARGEMPHYAGTCANLTPEEQAEKEAQGIEPVIRFRVPRNTEYAFKDMVKGDITFESDNIGGDYVIQKRDGMPTYNFAVAVDDHMMKITHVLRGDDHIANTPKQLMIYEAFGWTPPTFGHMTLIINTETGKKLSKRDESILQFIEQYRELGYLPEAMFNFIALLGWSPVGEDEIFNQEELINMFDPNRLSKSPAAFDAKKLQWVNNHYMKEMDLDKLTDMCLPYLIADGRVQENPDEKTIEWVKRIVSLYQPQMSYAAEIVEASSLFFNEHPVLNDAAKEVLAGETVPLVLNAFKAQLEQMEVVDAPTVKAAIKAVQKETGVKGKNLFMPIRVAVSGQMHGPELPDTIELLGREKSLAHLNQVIN, from the coding sequence ATGACGAAAGTACGCGTACGCTATGCACCAAGTCCAACTGGGCACTTACATATTGGGAATGCTCGAACAGCATTGTTCAATTATCTATTTGCTCGCCACAACGATGGAGACTTTATTATTCGTATTGAGGACACAGACCAAAAACGAAACATTGAAGATGGTGAAAAGAGCCAATTGGAAAATTTGGCTTGGTTAGGTATCGATTGGGATGAATCTCCTGAAAATCCTGGAGAATATGGTCCTTATCGTCAATCTGAAAGAAAAGAAATTTATCAGCCTTTGATTGATCAACTTCTTGCAAGTAATCGGGCATACAAATGTTACTGTACAGAAGAAGAGTTAGAAGCAACTCGTGAAGAACAACGTGCACGTGGAGAAATGCCTCATTATGCGGGTACTTGTGCAAATCTAACACCAGAAGAACAAGCAGAAAAAGAAGCGCAAGGGATTGAACCAGTGATCCGATTCCGTGTACCACGTAATACGGAATATGCGTTCAAAGATATGGTCAAAGGGGATATCACCTTTGAATCAGATAATATCGGTGGCGACTATGTCATTCAAAAACGTGATGGTATGCCAACATATAACTTTGCTGTAGCTGTAGATGATCATATGATGAAGATTACTCATGTCTTACGTGGGGATGACCATATTGCAAATACACCTAAACAATTGATGATCTATGAAGCTTTTGGTTGGACACCACCAACATTCGGTCACATGACATTGATCATCAATACAGAAACTGGGAAAAAACTAAGTAAACGTGATGAATCGATTTTACAATTTATCGAACAGTATCGTGAATTAGGTTACTTACCAGAAGCAATGTTCAACTTTATTGCATTATTAGGTTGGTCACCAGTAGGCGAAGACGAAATTTTCAACCAAGAAGAATTGATCAACATGTTTGATCCAAATCGTTTGAGTAAATCACCTGCAGCCTTCGATGCGAAGAAATTACAATGGGTGAATAACCATTACATGAAAGAAATGGATTTAGATAAGTTAACAGACATGTGCTTGCCTTACTTGATCGCTGACGGTCGAGTACAAGAAAATCCTGATGAAAAAACGATCGAATGGGTCAAAAGAATCGTTAGTCTGTATCAACCACAAATGAGTTACGCAGCTGAAATCGTAGAAGCTTCTTCCTTATTCTTCAATGAACATCCTGTATTGAACGATGCGGCTAAAGAAGTATTAGCAGGCGAAACTGTTCCACTTGTTCTTAATGCATTTAAAGCACAACTAGAACAAATGGAAGTCGTGGATGCCCCAACCGTAAAAGCAGCAATCAAAGCTGTCCAAAAAGAAACTGGCGTTAAAGGTAAAAATCTTTTCATGCCGATCCGAGTAGCTGTTTCAGGACAAATGCACGGACCAGAATTACCAGATACGATCGAATTGCTTGGTCGTGAAAAATCATTAGCACATTTAAATCAAGTCATCAACTAA
- the epsC gene encoding serine O-acetyltransferase EpsC: protein MGWFARAVEAAKKNDPAARSTLEIVLTYPGFHALFWHRVSHYLYQHKLYLLAKINAQFWRFITGIEIHPGAQIGQGVFIDHGMGIVIGETAEVADDVVLFHGVTLGGTGKETGKRHPTVKQGAMLSANAQILGPVTIGKHTKIGAGAVVLKDIPDYATAVGVPAKVVRINGEKVRRSE from the coding sequence ATGGGGTGGTTTGCCCGAGCGGTAGAGGCAGCTAAAAAAAATGACCCGGCTGCTCGTTCAACATTAGAAATCGTTTTGACATATCCAGGGTTTCATGCCTTATTTTGGCATCGGGTGTCACATTACTTATATCAGCATAAACTTTACTTGCTGGCAAAAATCAATGCACAATTTTGGCGATTTATAACAGGAATCGAGATACATCCTGGAGCCCAGATCGGACAAGGTGTTTTTATCGATCATGGGATGGGGATCGTGATTGGAGAAACCGCAGAGGTCGCTGATGATGTAGTTCTTTTTCATGGAGTTACGTTAGGTGGTACAGGTAAAGAAACGGGCAAAAGGCATCCCACAGTGAAACAAGGGGCAATGCTTTCTGCCAATGCTCAAATATTAGGACCGGTCACGATTGGGAAACATACGAAGATTGGTGCCGGTGCAGTCGTTTTAAAAGACATTCCAGATTATGCTACAGCCGTGGGGGTTCCTGCAAAAGTAGTACGGATTAATGGAGAAAAAGTGAGGAGATCAGAATGA
- the cysS gene encoding cysteine--tRNA ligase: MIKIYNTLTRQKEEFVPIQAGKVGMYVCGPTVYNYIHIGNARSTIAFDTIRRYFEYRGYQVDYVSNFTDVDDKIIRAANELGITAPEVANRFIQAFEEDTKALNVEPATAHPRVMDHMPDIISFIQVLIEKGYGYESNGDVYYRTRKFSTYGQLSDQSIDELEVGASQRTGAEQSQKEDPLDFALWKKAKPNEISWDSPWGPGRPGWHIECSVMATKHLGETIDIHGGGQDLEFPHHENEIAQSEAKTGKKFANYWMHNGYVTIGDDDQKMSKSLGNFITVHEMIQTVDPQVLRFFMATTQYRRPIRYSEATMKEAATNLQRLRNTFDNLKFRLATAEKSLADDTKYLAELEQIEQRFIEEMDDDFNAANGITVVYELAKWLNTYLEKTTVSADVLANGEALFTQWLAIFGILFTSEELLDEEIEQLIEERTQARKNRDFARSDEIRDQLKEKGILLDDTPQGTRWRREA; encoded by the coding sequence ATGATAAAAATTTACAATACATTGACTAGACAAAAAGAGGAATTTGTACCGATTCAAGCAGGAAAAGTCGGTATGTACGTGTGTGGTCCGACTGTTTATAACTATATTCATATTGGAAATGCCCGCAGCACGATTGCTTTTGACACGATTCGACGCTACTTTGAATATCGGGGATATCAAGTCGATTATGTTTCCAATTTCACTGATGTAGATGATAAAATCATTCGTGCTGCTAATGAATTAGGGATCACGGCGCCAGAAGTAGCCAACCGTTTTATCCAAGCATTTGAAGAAGATACCAAGGCGTTGAATGTGGAGCCAGCTACAGCGCATCCTCGTGTGATGGATCATATGCCAGATATTATTTCTTTCATCCAAGTATTGATCGAAAAAGGTTATGGATATGAATCAAATGGCGATGTCTACTACCGTACAAGAAAATTTTCAACCTATGGACAACTTAGTGATCAATCGATTGATGAGTTAGAAGTGGGCGCGAGTCAACGGACGGGAGCAGAACAAAGTCAGAAAGAAGATCCGCTTGATTTTGCACTATGGAAAAAAGCAAAACCTAATGAGATCTCTTGGGATTCTCCATGGGGACCCGGACGTCCAGGATGGCACATCGAATGTTCCGTTATGGCAACGAAACATTTAGGGGAAACAATTGATATCCATGGTGGTGGGCAAGATTTAGAGTTTCCACATCATGAAAATGAGATTGCCCAAAGCGAAGCAAAAACGGGAAAGAAATTTGCCAATTATTGGATGCACAATGGTTACGTCACGATTGGCGATGATGATCAGAAAATGAGTAAATCATTAGGTAACTTTATTACTGTCCATGAAATGATCCAAACGGTAGATCCACAAGTGTTACGCTTCTTCATGGCAACAACTCAATATCGCCGACCGATTCGTTATAGTGAGGCAACGATGAAGGAAGCAGCGACAAACTTGCAACGCTTAAGAAATACATTTGATAATCTTAAATTCCGCCTAGCAACAGCAGAAAAATCTCTGGCGGATGACACAAAGTATTTAGCTGAACTTGAACAAATCGAACAACGCTTTATTGAAGAAATGGACGACGATTTTAATGCTGCGAATGGAATTACCGTCGTTTATGAATTGGCAAAATGGTTAAACACGTATTTGGAGAAAACAACTGTTTCAGCGGATGTTCTAGCAAACGGGGAAGCATTATTTACCCAATGGTTGGCTATTTTTGGTATTTTATTTACATCTGAGGAATTACTTGATGAAGAAATCGAGCAGTTGATCGAAGAACGTACGCAAGCAAGAAAAAATCGTGATTTTGCCCGTAGTGACGAAATCCGTGACCAATTAAAAGAAAAAGGGATCTTGCTTGATGACACACCGCAAGGAACTCGTTGGAGAAGAGAAGCATGA
- a CDS encoding Mini-ribonuclease 3 gives MKDYTQLNGLALAYVGDAIYEIYIRDYLIEQGATKPNKLHKAATNYVSAKAQAYLIKEMLEEKLMTPEEETFYRRGRNAKSHTSAKNADVTTYRIATGFEALMGYLHLTKQTERLEELIEWCIQKVGEKNG, from the coding sequence ATGAAAGACTATACACAATTAAACGGACTAGCTTTAGCTTATGTAGGAGATGCCATCTATGAGATCTATATTCGTGACTATTTGATCGAACAAGGGGCGACTAAACCGAATAAACTTCATAAAGCAGCCACGAATTATGTTTCAGCAAAAGCACAAGCTTATCTGATTAAAGAGATGCTAGAAGAAAAATTGATGACACCAGAAGAAGAAACTTTTTATCGTCGTGGTAGAAATGCCAAAAGTCATACAAGTGCAAAAAATGCAGATGTCACAACTTATCGAATTGCCACAGGTTTTGAAGCTTTGATGGGGTATCTGCATTTGACGAAACAAACAGAACGGTTAGAAGAATTAATTGAATGGTGTATCCAGAAAGTCGGTGAAAAAAATGGGTAG
- the rlmB gene encoding 23S rRNA (guanosine(2251)-2'-O)-methyltransferase RlmB: MGREQKERHYNKRKKATKQPMNASSQKKSQKKRNHYDTSYEPVVGEKKEEAIEDNFVFGHHAAVEALQQGRGNKLFLQEDSRGEKTEELKNIARDQAVPVKWVPKQKLDTLSDHGVHQGVVLAITPYEYLSLDQLLQQTKEKTETPFFVILDSIEDPHNFGSILRTADASGVDGVIIPKHRAVGITPIVTKTSTGAVEHVPVARVTNLVQAVQQLKEAGFWVFGTDMDGTNFQKWNAKGAIALVIGNEGRGMSPGLKKEMDELLTIPMVGHVQSLNASVAAGLLMYQAFSQRQGE, translated from the coding sequence ATGGGTAGAGAACAAAAAGAACGTCATTATAACAAACGTAAAAAAGCAACGAAACAGCCAATGAACGCTTCATCACAGAAAAAATCGCAAAAAAAGCGAAACCATTATGACACTTCCTATGAACCTGTAGTTGGGGAGAAAAAAGAGGAAGCAATCGAAGATAATTTTGTCTTTGGTCATCATGCAGCAGTAGAAGCCTTACAACAAGGTAGAGGGAATAAATTATTTTTACAAGAGGACTCACGGGGAGAAAAAACCGAAGAGTTAAAGAACATTGCTAGAGATCAAGCTGTACCAGTTAAATGGGTACCAAAACAAAAATTAGATACATTAAGTGATCATGGTGTACATCAAGGAGTAGTCTTAGCGATTACCCCGTATGAATATTTATCCTTAGACCAGCTTCTTCAGCAAACCAAAGAAAAAACAGAAACACCTTTCTTTGTCATTTTAGATAGTATTGAAGATCCTCACAATTTTGGTTCGATCCTACGAACAGCGGATGCAAGTGGGGTAGACGGCGTAATCATTCCTAAGCATCGGGCGGTAGGCATTACGCCAATCGTTACAAAAACCTCTACTGGAGCAGTCGAACATGTACCTGTAGCACGAGTGACTAATCTTGTTCAAGCGGTCCAACAACTAAAAGAAGCCGGTTTTTGGGTTTTTGGGACAGATATGGATGGTACAAATTTCCAAAAATGGAATGCAAAAGGCGCTATTGCTTTAGTGATTGGTAATGAAGGACGAGGAATGAGTCCTGGATTGAAAAAAGAAATGGACGAACTTTTGACCATTCCAATGGTCGGTCACGTTCAAAGTTTGAATGCGAGTGTTGCTGCTGGATTGTTGATGTATCAAGCTTTTTCTCAACGTCAAGGAGAGTGA
- a CDS encoding NYN domain-containing protein, protein MKKQLLIVDGYNMIGSWPELVLLKKQEKMADAREALLHRLSNYAKYEGIEVIVVFDAQLVPGIQQNYKKYQLEVVFTKEDETADSYIERIAGQLNDRLTQVTVATSDLAEQWMIFSQGALRTSAYELYKTIQKTEKNIAQDNINMQFDNFRRNSPWSKEQLEKLSQKLDDLMRKGR, encoded by the coding sequence ATGAAAAAGCAGCTCCTAATTGTTGATGGTTATAACATGATCGGTTCTTGGCCAGAACTCGTTTTGTTGAAAAAACAAGAAAAGATGGCGGATGCTAGAGAAGCTTTGTTGCATCGTTTGTCAAATTATGCCAAATACGAAGGAATTGAAGTGATAGTTGTTTTTGATGCACAATTGGTTCCAGGCATTCAGCAAAACTATAAGAAATACCAATTAGAAGTCGTCTTTACAAAAGAAGATGAAACGGCAGATAGCTATATTGAACGTATTGCTGGCCAATTGAATGATCGTTTAACGCAAGTAACTGTTGCCACGAGTGACTTAGCCGAGCAATGGATGATCTTTTCACAAGGGGCTTTGCGGACTTCTGCCTATGAATTATACAAAACGATCCAGAAAACAGAGAAAAACATTGCACAAGATAATATAAATATGCAATTTGATAATTTTCGTCGTAATTCGCCTTGGAGTAAAGAACAATTAGAAAAATTGTCCCAAAAGTTAGACGATTTAATGCGAAAAGGTAGATAA